In one window of Orcinus orca chromosome 17, mOrcOrc1.1, whole genome shotgun sequence DNA:
- the LOC125961708 gene encoding UDP-N-acetylglucosamine--peptide N-acetylglucosaminyltransferase 110 kDa subunit-like gives MASSVGNVADSTEPTKRMLSFQGLAELAHREYQAGDFEAAERHCMQLWRQEPDNTGVLLLLSSLHFQCQRLDRSAHFSTLANKQNPLLAEAYSNLGNVYKERGQLQEAIEHYRHALHLKPDFIDGYINLAAALVAAGDMEGAVQAYVSALQCNPDLYCVRSDLGNLLKALGRLEGAKACYLKAMETQPNFAVAWSNLGCVFNAQGKIWLAIHHFEKAVTLDPNFLDPYINIGNVLKEARIFDRAVAAYLCALSLSPNHAVVRANLACVYYEQGLIDLAIDTYRRAIELQPHFPDAYCNLANALEEKGSVAEAEECYNTALRLCPTHADSLNNLANIKGDQGNFEEAVRLYCKALEVFPEFAVAHSNLASVLQQQGKLQEALMHYKEAVRISPTFADDYCNMGDTLKEMQDVQGGLQCYTRAIQINPALADAHSNLASIHKYSGNIPEAIASYRTALKLEPDFPDAYCDLAHCLQIVCDWTDYDERMKKLVSIVADQLEKNRLPSVQPHHSMLYPLSHGFRKVLMAESHGNLCLDEISALHKPPYEHPKDLKLSDGRLRVGYVRVATVIIDDGTNLIKETSLTSAQRVELSAPGPRWLPERLVKQIDGSPQLTTSSEDEETLHLSRKFDSVDSEEEKEEESTCQDDSKE, from the exons atggcgtcttctgtgggcaacgtggccgacagcacagaaccaacgaaacgtatgctttccttccaagggttagcTGAGTTGGCACATCGAGAATATCAGGCAGgagattttgaggcagctgagagacactgcatgcagctgtggagacaagagccagacaatactggagtacttttattactttcatctctacacttccagtgtcaaaggctggacagatctgcccactttagtactctggcaaataaacagaaccctcttctggcagaagcctattcgaatttggggaatgtgtacaaggaaagagggcagttgcaggaagcgattgagcattaccggcatgcattgcatctcaaaccagatttcatcgatggttatattaacctggcagccgctttggtagcagcaggcgacatggaaggggcagtacaagcttacgtctctgctcttcagtgcaatcctgatttgtactgtgttcgcagtgacctggggaacctgctcaaagccctgggtcgcttggaaggagccaaggcatgttatttgaaagcaatggagacgcaaccgaactttgcagtagcttggagtaatcttggctgtgttttcaatgcacaagggaagatttggcttgcaattcatcactttgaaaaggctgtcacCCTTGACCCCAACTTTCTGGATCCTTATATCAATATAGGAAATGTCTTGAAAGAGGCAcggatttttgacagagctgtggcagcttacctttgtgccctaagcttgagcccaaatcatgcagtggtacgtgccaacctggcttgtgtatactatgagcaaggcctgatagatctggcaatagacacctacaggcgagctattgaattgcaaccacatttccctgatgcttactgcaacctagccaacgctctggaagagaagggcagtgttgccgaagcagaagagtgttataatacagctctgcggctgtgtcccacccatgcagactctctgaataacctagccaatatcaaaggagaccagggaaactttgaagaggcagttcgcttgtattgtaaagcattagaagtcttcccagagtttgctgttgcccattcaaatttagcaagtgtattgcagcagcagggaaaactgcaggaagctctgatgcattataaggaggctgttcgaatcagtcctacctttgctgatgACTACTGTAACATGGGAGACACCctaaaggagatgcaggatgttcagggaggcttgcagtgttatactcgtgccattcagattaaccctgcacttgcggatgcccacagcaatctggcttccattcacaagtattcagggaatattccagaagcaattgcttcttatcgcactgctctgaagcttgaacctgattttcctgacgcttattgtgatttggctcattgcctgcagattgtctgtgattggacagactatgatgagcgaatgaagaagttggtcagcattgtggctgaccagctggagaagaataggttgccttctgtgcagcctcatcatagtatgctctatcctctttctcatggcttcaggaaggTTCTCATGGCTGAgagccatgggaacctctgcttggatgagATCAGTGCCCTTCATAAACCACCGTACGAACATCCAAAAGACTTGAAACTCAGTGATGGTCGACTGCGTGTAGGATACGTGA GAGTGGCTACTGTAATCATTGACGACGGAACAAACCTCATTAAAGAAACTTCCTTGACTTCAGCTCAACGTGTTGAACT ATCAGCGCCTGGACCTCGCTGGCTTCCTGAGCGCTTAGTCAAGCAAATAGATGGCTCGCCACAGCTCACAACTagttcagaagatgaagaaacTCTGCATCTCTCCCGAAAATTTGACAGTGTtgattcagaagaagaaaaagaagaggagagcacTTGCCAGGACGACTCAAAGGAGTGA
- the LOC125961709 gene encoding uncharacterized protein LOC125961709, with protein MCVWVQAGERAASTVRPKQELSLRLRPAIPRFPGDLETPNRRYSPPTAAHPFPPPLPQHAAPPCVMMQNRGEVLGCWRARAASHRARARARRAGRGTQERTAPQAGRRRGTPHPRRLPFPGRPYPPRPQETLGFPGGAHPKGPGLRRARHRPLECRRHHRSRGSSMVQLGKLLRALTLMKFPCCVLEVLLCALAAAARGQEMYAPHSIRIEGDVTLGGLFPVHAKGPSGVPCGDIKRENGIHRLEAMLYALDQINSDPNLLPNVTLGARILDTCSRDTYALEQSLTFVQALIQKDTSEVRCTNGEPPVFVKPEKVVGVIGASGSSVSIMVANILRLFQVDGRYGIRKRM; from the exons ATGTGCGTGTGGGTGCAGGCGGGCGAGCGAGCGGCTTCTACAGTGAGACCGAAGCAGGAGCTCAGCCTTCGCCTGCGACCTGCAATCCCCAGATTCCCTGGGGACCTCGAAACTCCCAATCGGAGGTACTCCCCCCCCACAGCCGCCCACCCattccctccccccttacctcagCACGCAGCCCCTCCCTGCGTGATGATGCAAAACCGTGGGGAGG tgctgggctgtTGGAGAGCTCGAGCTGCAAGCCACCGAGCGCGAGCTCGAGCGCGGCGCGCTGGCCGGGGAACCCAAGAGCGCACGGCGCCCCAAGCTGGCAGGCGCCGCGGGACCCCCCACCCTCGCCGGCTGCCCTTCCCCGGGCGCCCCTACCCTCCTCGCCCGCAGGAGACCCTGGGCTTCCCCGGAGGAGCTCACCCCAAGGGGCCAGGACTCCGGCGAGCCCGCCACCGTCCCCTCGAGTGCCGCCGCCACCACCGCAGCCGCGGGAGCAGTATGGTCCAGTTGGGGAAGCTGCTCCGCGCCCTGACTTTGATGAAGTTTCCCTGCTGCGTGCTGGAGGTGCTTCTGTgcgcgctggcggcggcggcgcgcggccAGGAGATGTACGCCCCGCACTCCATTCGGATCGAGGGGGACGTCACCCTCGGGGGGCTGTTCCCGGTGCACGCGAAGGGTCCAAGCGGAGTGCCCTGCGGCGACATCAAGAGGGAGAACGGGATCCACAGGCTGGAAGCGATGCTCTACGCCCTGGACCAGATCAACAGCGATCCCAACCTGCTGCCCAACGTGACGCTGGGAGCGCGGATCCTGGACACTTGTTCCAGGGACACTTATGCGCTCGAACAGTCGCTCACTTTCGTCCAGGCGCTCATCCAGAAGGACACCTCCGAAGTGCGCTGCACCAACGGCGAGCCTCCGGTTTTCGTCAAGCCCGAGAAAGTAGTTGGAGTGATTGGGGCTTCGGGGAGTTCGGTCTCCATCATGGTAGCCAACATCCTGAGGCTTTTCCAG